TTCGATCTCTGCTCAATGGCTCCTATTTAGTTTGTGCTCTAGTGAAGTcgggctgctgctgctttagaGATGAGTATTCTAGGGGTGGAATGGGTTGCAATATGCCTCCTATCCATTATTGATCCATGATTAACTAGAGTTCAACAAGGTTCTTTACTCCAACCAAGTGCATAATTGCTGtggggacagggggggggggggggtctctaGTTCCAATATGAAATaaggaaataataaataattgtaatgaCCAGTCATTAAATGCCTCCAAAAGCTAAAAGAAAGCTTTTGTCCCTCTACATGCTGCATGTTCGCTGTTCCTATCACTCAACAACAGTATCCTCCACGCACCATGCACAGCATTGATATAGTACCGATGCACATAACATATTAAGTGTTACTGCTGGTGTTGATACACAACACATTTGGTCGGATGTTTTCAACAGGAGGAGGATGATCTCAGATACTTGCTGTAGTTGATCGACCAAACCGACCAAACGATAACGTGTTGTGGGtcaaaacgcacacacacatctctgacGTATTGCTCTGTATGATCGCTTTCCTGTGTTTTCCTGATTCTCCCAACATGTAGCTAACTGTTAAAGACCATCATTACAAAAACTACTATAAAATACAGAGAAATACTTTCTGTCATGGCGTTGCCATTAGAGACAGTATATTATTAAGATGTCTGATTCTAGCTGCTTCCTACAATATGTGCCATGCTcatgtaaataacaataatctGATGGAGAGCAGCATCACAGTGTAAACTTTTCACAGTACCTTTGACAGTGAGTGAGCACTGATCGTAAGAGTGGTACTGATGGTAACACAGGCCAGAGGTAAGAGAAGCCTGatagccccccccctccccctggaCAGCCATCTGTATCACTCAGGGAAAAGCCTCCTCAATACAGCTCTGCAGACCCGCTGATCCTGATACAGTTTGACACTGATGGTGCACACCACTGACCTTTGGGCTGTCGAGTGCACTCACTCAAACAACACTtgctgcatgtgtttatgtcCCAGAGACAGTCTAATGAGAATGTATCTGCAGCCAGCCAACTCCAGAAGCAAGTGCCAGGATGCAGCTGCTGCCACCAGGGCTGTAATCATAGCTTCTTGCCTGACTTATGTTGAGTATCTTTGTCAGCAGTGGCATGCACTGTTAGGAGAAATCTTTCCCAGATACATATTTTTGGCGATTCTTGTGGTTTCTCCAGTCAGAATCTGTAATGTCACTATTTCCAAACTTGAATACACtcaaacattttcatgtttttcagtgTGCAATTATCTCAAACCATGTTTGTGTGATATCTTGAACCATGCCATTCTACTGGCAGATTAATATTCATTGTACTTAAACAAGGTCAGGTAAGTTTAATTGAGATTTAATAAGTTAAATAAGTAACCTACAACTCAAACTCGAACCTGGTTTGCCAGAATTGATAGTAAGTTTCCATATTCTACCTCAACTTCATCCATAGTGTTACTTGACACctcatttttaaactgtttcaCTTAAGAATATTTAACTAATTAATGTCCAAATTATTGGCATTAGAGcacaattgttttcattatcagttAATCTTATTAGCTAATTAGATTTTTGATTAACcaattatttgtttgatttatctGACATCCTCCAATGTCATCTTTTTGTTATggtggagaaaaggtgaggacccaaatgcagaacgcaagacaattttaacaaaaagagagctttattttaataaagcttgcagaaaaatacaaaaaggtcaAAAGTAAAACTCAACAGAACCAAccagggaagacacgagggaaCAAAGGGAAGCACACAGAGCCGGAGGACCAAACACATCAGGTAACATTAAAGCGACATGGATGTAACAAGAATGATGaacagacaaggaacaatgggacaggCAGGtgtatatagacagacactaatgacaagggaacaagacacagctgggggagaaaggcaaaaacgcaagggcagggtgaatggacacaggaggatcaaatcaacaatcacagggagagggaaaaacacaaggacaggaagtaatacaagacatgacacaaggggaagggaacatttaaaaaataaaacaggaaacggaACCAAAATCATGACACTTTTGTCTTACCAACAGTTTAAAGCCCAGAGCCATTCACTTTACAgtatacaacaaaaacaagcagcaaATCCTTAAGCTGGAAAGAGAGAATGTTTGGAAAAATGATTAATCCATTATCAAAAAGGTTGGCGATTAaatcaacaaatcaaataaGTATAATTATTTGAGCTCTAGAACAGACTCCTGAGACAACCTCCTCCACTGTCATCAGTGAAGCAGACTCAGACTCTGATAATAGCCTTGATGTTATCTCAGCGTTAGAGTTGATTTAACAGAACTTGTAAGGACAAATATGGAACAAGTagttgttaaaaaacaaatacaagatTCCAAACAAACAGTATATGCTCCCGTAAAACAACCTGTGTGAAGTTTGAGTGAACTATTCCAACCCTGAAGGACAAGGAAGTGTAAGCACAGGAGACTGTTTGTGCTGCTCTTTTGTGAGACTGTGTGGATGTTTACTGTGTTGAGAGAAGTGAAGCAGCACCGAGAGCAGCTTTGGAGTCGGTGTGAAATCTCAGCGCGGCACTCCACTTTATCTGCCCTGACTGTTCTCTGGGGAGGCGGGTCGCatcattaaatattcacatagCACTCACAGGACATCACCTTAGGAGTGGCTTACCTGGACAACACCTGTCCGATCTTTGTTTTCCATCAGAGTGCGCTTTGACATACCTGCGGTTCAGCTGAGTAGATCTCCTTGGAGGTTTTCAACCTTGGCTTGAAGGGCAGATGaaagctcctgtgtgtgtgtctctctctcaagcAAAATATCAACTTCATGGTCAAATATGATACGTAAGCATGCAGttatgtttcacatttttctgcttttttttgtgGTAGAAAGGGTCTTTTTGCTTGCTCAGCAAAAGAGCTTCATCAGACtcctcattttaaatgtccttttgacACTGCAAAAAAACTGATGAATCTATATTAAGCGTCCTCTTTTGTCTTCCTTGTTCAGTGACTATCCTTTTGCAATGATTTTGCAATGATACACTCTATAGGGGAGaggtttgtataaaaaaaattgcACTAGTCTACTGGTTCTTCACCACCAAAATGCCAGCTGGATGTGTTTTCCCCTGTTAAATGCACTGCTGTGATTGGGTGACAAATGATTGGTGGGATATCTAGTTAAAAGTGCAACGAATATATGGCACCAAAACTGAAACCTCATTATTTTGCAGGAGTGACATGTTTGGGATTTAGTTGGGTCAGTTTTAATCTGTCTGTCCGTGGATTACCATTATTTCTTGATTCCCAATTATTATCCATTTTGGCAGGTGGGAGAAATCTGTGGAACGGAAACGGTTTTAGCTCAATTTTGTAAAATCATTACTCTGATGCAATTTTCAAGGGCAATTTATACAAACTAAGATAATAATCTCATTAGTGAGACTTTTAGTTTGCCAATTAGCATTCAACCTTGAAGTTTCATGCACAGACAAAAGTCGCCATCTGTCAGCACAATGCAGGGCAGCTCTCTGTGATGATGACGTGCTCGCAGCTCTctaactgtgtttgttttggctgCAGGAACTTCTACTACATCACCATGCTGCGAGACCCAGTCTCCCGCTACCTGAGCGAGTGGAAGCACGTCCAGCGTGGAGCCACGTGGAAGACTGCCCTCCATATGTGTGACGGACGCTCGCCTACCCAGGACGAGCTGCCCAACTGCTACATTGGGGATGACTGGTCCGGTGTCACCCTGATAGAGTTCATGAACTGCCCGTCCAACCTGGCCAATAACCGGCAGGTCCGCATGCTGGCTGACCTGAGCCTGGTGGGCTGCTACAACCTGTCCTCTATGAACGAGAGCCAGCGTAACCACATCCTTTTGAGCAGCGCCATGAGCAACCTGAAGAACATGGCTTTCTACGGCCTGACTGAGTTCCAACGCAAGACGCAGTACCTGTTTGAGCGGACGTTCAGCCTGCGCTTCATCTCCGCTTTCACGCAGATCAACAGCACGCGAGCCGCCAACATAGACCTGAGCGAGCTCGTGCGCAGACGCATCGAGGAGCTCAACTATTTGGATGTGCAGTTGTACGAGTACGCGAAGGACCTGTTCCTTCAGCGTTTCCAGTTCACCCGCCAGAGGGAGCACCAGGAAGTGCGCTTGAAGAGGCGCGAGGAGAGGCGTTGGCTGAGGGAGCAAAAAGAGCAGGGCAGGCCATGGCTGCCCAAACACAGAGGGGGAGGAAATGAAGgtgggagaaagggaggagggtTGGAGAAAGAGACTGACGGTGACTTCCCCACCACCACGGAGGACTACACAAGCCAAGTGGCCCGTTGGTGAGGCTTTTGGTCTTAAGAGagaggagcaagagagagatTCCCCACGGACTTGTTTAAACCTTTGACTCTCTCTTGCAcatcctgtgtctctctctttttgtctcatCATTAATCTGTCTGCATCCATCTGTTTCTCAGCTTCAGTGTGATCCAAGTGCTCTGCTGTTTCTTTACGAAAACTGCCAAGTCTGTAGGTCTCACAGCAGCTCTGCCTTGGAGTGCCCTTTGGTGTCTTAAatctttaaatgctgtttatacattttttttttgtcatttgattTTCGCCTTAGTTTCTTATCATGTGTTGAACAAGACATTGAACTGAggtgaaagaaataaaagaacaatCAAAGGAAGCTGCTATAGACTGCGTTGCTTTTAATTTTGACAAAATTATGACTGTCTTGAAGTATTTGTTGCAACTGGTACAAGACATATTCCACTTGAAAGATGTAGTTGTAGAAGAAGTGATGGTTGCATGTCACATGTCCACATTATACTGACAATTGGGGAGAGTGATTTCCAAAggatatacagtactgtgagcCAAAGTAAATACAGAacacaatgtatttattgtatttttctttaatgatGAATGAAACCCTCTCTTACCATGTTGTATGCATGCAATACCCATGTTTTAAAACTAATTATAGAAGAATATATCTGATGGTTATATTTTGGTTACAGTCcaatatactttattttctcAAGTGCAATACTTTGCAGACTTTACCACGTCTCCCGGAgatcacatgtacacacaaagcCAATCACAGAGTCATAAAGAAGGGCATCATGCTAAGCAAAATAACGTCAGTCTTTCCCCGTACTTTGGGtagaacatttagtttttttacatgaGAAATGTTCTCTGTGATGAGAAAAGCATATTCTGTGAATAATTAATTTTTGAAGTAGTGGGTtgcagagataaaaaaaaaaaaagttggtaAATAGTACAGGTGAtgaaatgtgtcagtgtgtgtgatcgGACTGTGAATGAGATGATCAGCATTCAGCTCTCACGCCCCTCCCCGTCACACTGGCTGCT
This portion of the Cottoperca gobio chromosome 21, fCotGob3.1, whole genome shotgun sequence genome encodes:
- the hs6st3b gene encoding heparan-sulfate 6-O-sulfotransferase 3-B, which produces MMDERSSKLILVPILAVLFVMIGYQYICPAGSNSCHFKAEEKLRGVSLLSIPYQDSDDFYRDQDLEDDSPPKLPSKFNFTERDLDRHVEFNIKGDDVIVFLHIQKTGGTTFGRHLVRNIRLEQPCDCKPGQKKCTCHRPGKEESWLFSRFSTGWSCGLHADWTELTNCVPVIMDKKEAQRNKRNFYYITMLRDPVSRYLSEWKHVQRGATWKTALHMCDGRSPTQDELPNCYIGDDWSGVTLIEFMNCPSNLANNRQVRMLADLSLVGCYNLSSMNESQRNHILLSSAMSNLKNMAFYGLTEFQRKTQYLFERTFSLRFISAFTQINSTRAANIDLSELVRRRIEELNYLDVQLYEYAKDLFLQRFQFTRQREHQEVRLKRREERRWLREQKEQGRPWLPKHRGGGNEGGRKGGGLEKETDGDFPTTTEDYTSQVARW